The DNA window CTTCGCGATAAATTTGCAGCTCTACACTAAACGCGAGAATGATGGCTCACTGTCGTTTATCCTGCATCCCGAGAAACTGTCAGAGATTTGGCTCGTGCAGACTTACGAGCGCATAATCTCGCTGAGATCTGCCTTTACAACTCGCGATATGACGATCCGTGCTCTCGGAGGGACCATGGGCGTTTCCAAGTCCACGGTCGGTAGTCACGATGCAGCATTGCGGCATTGGCAAGTCCTCGATGAAAGCAGCAGCCCTGTCAACCCCGGCTCTTTCATCAAGGCAAACAAGATTGTACTCGAATGCGGTGAATCCGTCATTATCAAACGAAGCAGCAAATTCGAAAATCTTGCCTCTTCATCGAAGGTCTTTCAAAATTATGGACCTCCCGGCATAATGAGCCAGCAGTAAGCGACAAAACGCGGTTCGACATGTCCAATCCGTAATGCAGTGCATCTTTGCTTATACATCCTTGTACTCGATGATCTGGTGGAGCTTCCTCCTCGGCCACAGGCTGAGGCGGCGATTCATGTCCTTGCCCCTCTTGAACTGGATTCCTGTCAGGTCCTCAAGCACAATAGCCGACTTCTTACCCTCGGCAAAGGAGAGTACGGAATCCGCCACTTGGTGGAGTCTGTACTCAATCCGATGGTGCTCTCTTGTGCCTTCCCGCCTACACAGGTTTCTCGATGTGCGCCTGTCATGCGCCTTCTTCTTCTGCAACCTTCTCCGTCGGTCGTGGTGCCGCTGCTGTATGATGGCTACATCACTGAATCCCGCCCTGACTGAGACTGCCCTTTCAGAGGCGCTGTCGATGAAAACGCCGTCCAGGCTTCTTTCGTTGGTGTCGAGAGAAAGGGCCGACTCGGATGTGTACGGTGCCGTGGCACCCTTCCTGAAGGCTACTATGACCCTATCAGGAAGAAGAGTGAGCGATCCGAGCGAGAGAGTCGAATCGTCCAGGAACTTCCGATGGTACTGGCTGACGACAAGTTTCAATCCAATATGACAGCCAGCCATTATCGGAAGGTCGATAGTTCCAGATTGCCGATCGAGCTTGTACGCCTGGTTCTCTGCCTTCATCATGAGGCGCTTGACATATGGGATATTGCACGCACCCCCTTTGCGAACGCGCCTGCGATAGTTCTTGAGAACGCCACCAGCCACCTCGAACGCTGATGCAAGATGCTGGGAGTACATCCTAGGATATCGTTTGCGAAGATCCTTGTATGCAATCCTAGTCAGAGCATTTCTCGAGGTCACTCTCGCCTGGAGGCCCTCCCTAATCGCGCTATTGACCGCCAGTCTGAAGTCCTCGAGCAGAATCTTGGCTTCCGACGGAATCTCCTTATCTAACCGGAAGACAACTCCTTTGACTAGCATCTCATTCTTGACGATGACCCGCATATAACACTTCTCCGACTACATGTAGCAAATGGGAGCAGGCGGCTGCACCCTCTGACGGCTTCACCGCCCGAGTTGTTCCTGAACCGATAGAACCTAAATAGCCCGTTCGTTATCCGAGCAACTGAAATGCCAAAGCTCGAGCTCATTCTCATCAGGCACGGTGAGACCGATTGGAACACGGGTAGCATATTCAGGGGACATGAGGATGTGCGACTCAACGCGACAGGCATCGCCCAAGCCGACGCCACAGCCGAGGCTTTGAGAGACAAGGTCTTCGAGGCGGTGTACTCGAGCCCGCTCAAGAGAGCCCTCGTCACTGCGAGGAGGGTCGCCATGCCCCACGAGATCGAGATCCGAGAGAACATGGGCCTGGTGGACATCAACTACGGCACTTGGCAGGGCCTCAAGGAAAGCACAGTGCAAGAGAGGCACCCGAAGGCCTATGACAGATGGATGAAGACCCCCGCGAAGATGAAGTTCCCCGGCGGCGAGAGCACCAAGAAGGCGTGGAAGCGGGTGAACACCGCGCTTCGGGAGCTCGTCTTCATGCACGGAACCGGAACCATCGTGCTGGTCACTCACAGGATTCCTTTGAAGTTCATGACAGCCTATATGCTCGGCAAACACCTCAGAGACATCAACGGGATCAGGCATGATCCGTGCGCAGTCTCGATCTTCGAGGTCGAGGACAGAAGGTTCACGCCGGTGAAATTGAACGATACATCGCATTTGGCCAGGCTGGACTTGCCATCTCAGAAGGATTTCTGACCGTATCAGGAGAAGCGCTCGAGGTACGTGAGGTCTCGGATTCTAAGGCACCTTGCGTCCGGGAACGCATTTGCCCTGTCTACCAGGATCGCATTCATGCCTGCCCTGGTGGCACCGTGAATATCGACATTGGGCTTGTCGCCGAGGTAGATTGAGCGGCTCGGACTTGCCCCTGCTTCCTCAGCAGCCATCATGAAGATCCTCGGTGACGGCTTCCTCACGCCGACCTCATCTGATATGATCACGAAGTCAAAGTATTTTGACAGGTCGAGGTTGAGAAAGACCTTGTTCAGGAGGTCCGTGGCGTTCGACACAACGCCTAGCTTGAAATCCCTTCTGCGCAGCCTTTCCAATGCGGGTCGGACGTCCGGGTAATCCGTCCAGCTCTCCGCCTTTTGCATGATTTCTTCGAACGACTTGGAGAGATCCTTCGAGACCTCATCGATGTGGGTCTTGATGCCCAGGTCAGCGAGTACGAGGTCGTCGTATTCCTGCCAGAATCGAGCCTCATCCTTACCGTCTATCTCTGCGAACTCTGCGTCCAACCGTCTGTCCGCCTTGGCCATCGAGGAGGCTATCTTCTCCGGCCTAGTGTTGAAACCGTGTTCCGAGAGAACGCGGGCGAAGATTTCCTCCTTCGGCGGCCGCACATCGATCAGAGTGCCGCCCGCGTCGAACATGATAGCGTCGATCTCTTCGGTCATCTTGACTATAAGTCGTCGACCGTGTATGTAAGACTAGCGGACCTAGCGGATGATGAGGTGTCTCAGCTCAGTTCAGGTGAGCAGCTCTGGGACATCCGTTGGGATCTTCGCTACCTTCACACCCGCAGCCTCGAGCGCCCTGATCTTGCTCTCGGCTGTTCCTCTGCCTCTGGCGATTATGGCGCCTGCATGCCCCATCCTCTTCCCGGGCGGAGCG is part of the Candidatus Thermoplasmatota archaeon genome and encodes:
- a CDS encoding IS200/IS605 family accessory protein TnpB-related protein codes for the protein MLVKGVVFRLDKEIPSEAKILLEDFRLAVNSAIREGLQARVTSRNALTRIAYKDLRKRYPRMYSQHLASAFEVAGGVLKNYRRRVRKGGACNIPYVKRLMMKAENQAYKLDRQSGTIDLPIMAGCHIGLKLVVSQYHRKFLDDSTLSLGSLTLLPDRVIVAFRKGATAPYTSESALSLDTNERSLDGVFIDSASERAVSVRAGFSDVAIIQQRHHDRRRRLQKKKAHDRRTSRNLCRREGTREHHRIEYRLHQVADSVLSFAEGKKSAIVLEDLTGIQFKRGKDMNRRLSLWPRRKLHQIIEYKDV
- a CDS encoding histidine phosphatase family protein; this encodes MPKLELILIRHGETDWNTGSIFRGHEDVRLNATGIAQADATAEALRDKVFEAVYSSPLKRALVTARRVAMPHEIEIRENMGLVDINYGTWQGLKESTVQERHPKAYDRWMKTPAKMKFPGGESTKKAWKRVNTALRELVFMHGTGTIVLVTHRIPLKFMTAYMLGKHLRDINGIRHDPCAVSIFEVEDRRFTPVKLNDTSHLARLDLPSQKDF
- a CDS encoding HAD-IA family hydrolase; this translates as MTEEIDAIMFDAGGTLIDVRPPKEEIFARVLSEHGFNTRPEKIASSMAKADRRLDAEFAEIDGKDEARFWQEYDDLVLADLGIKTHIDEVSKDLSKSFEEIMQKAESWTDYPDVRPALERLRRRDFKLGVVSNATDLLNKVFLNLDLSKYFDFVIISDEVGVRKPSPRIFMMAAEEAGASPSRSIYLGDKPNVDIHGATRAGMNAILVDRANAFPDARCLRIRDLTYLERFS